Proteins from a single region of Oryza brachyantha chromosome 6, ObraRS2, whole genome shotgun sequence:
- the LOC102706207 gene encoding protein TPX2-like isoform X1 — translation MDSDDEDMRDVSSTSSSSCGGGGGGDDGGFAEEPGDEGVMVMEVRWFEVDLEYEFDAPRWFDLAQEESPVEAAAAQLWFASAPSYPPSPLIAKMLPEDLGLQSLRSAVDINTVHCSKSSHECSSGSEQAMHQPNVPNGGPYKPNGRTPCYQFSADKRKPAFRTIGKGTISKGSTLMKPTASQLARQNRQLEVKNSTQSKKLVGVRSDRSTMSSNDCTYQASKRQRLERGHLNKIVATNQPELIHKNHEKNIMNSNSDHATVIPKLKITIPREPELATKLRAERSRILRAVPTNSKQLNTQRGQSTSMTQAASIRKVVQPSGRKDHQHASVPHGGIRSNLPVCTSNRPRQLDNVSKKPDECRDDLFKFRARPLDKKILGSKGDIGVFQSSKRNTTVPKEFKLSTSNKGKQAPLSELFNKFLQLTLTAEAHRRLDRQAADLPNYITTKDCKENMIGNMHC, via the exons AtggacagcgacgacgaggataTGCGCGACGTCTcctcgacctcctcctcctcctgcggcggcggaggaggaggggatgaCGGGGGGTTCGCGGAGGAGCCGGGGGATGAGGGGGTCATGGTGATGGAGGTCAGGTGGTTCGAGGTTGACCTGGAGTACGAGTTCGACGCGCCCAGGTGGTTCGACCTCGCCCAGGAGGAGTcgccggtggaggcggcggcggcgcagctgtGGTTCGCTTCCGCGCCCAGCTACCCGCCCTCTC CCTTAATTGCTAAGATGTTGCCTGAAGATCTTGGGTTGCAAAGTTTAAGAAGCGCTGTGGATATAAATACGGTCCATTGCTCTAAATCCTCTCATGAATGTTCCAGTGGCTCTGAACAGGCAATGCATCAGCCAAATGTACCAAATGGAGGTCCCTACAAGCCCAATG GAAGGACACCCTGCTATCAATTTTCAGCGGACAAGAGGAAACCTGCCTTTCGAACTATTGGGAAAGGAACTATCTCAAAGGGGTCTACACTAATGAAGCCTACAGCTAGTCAATTAGCGAGGCAAAACAGACAACTTGAAGTGAAGAATTCCACACA AAGTAAAAAGTTGGTTGGCGTGAGAAGTGATAGAAGTACCATGAGCTCAAACGACTGCACCTACCAAGCTTCTAAAAGACAGAGACTAGAAAGAGGACATCTCAACAAG ATTGTTGCAACAAACCAACCCGAGTTGATCCATAAGAATCATGAAAAG AATATTATGAATAGTAACTCTGATCATGCGACCGTTATACCAAAATTGAAGATTACAATTCCTAGAGAACCTGAATTGGCAACAAAGCTAAGAGCAGAGAGGTCAAGGATTCTCAGAGCAGT GCCAACTAACTCAAAGCAGCTAAATACACAGCGTGGACAATCCACTTCTATGACGCAAGCGGCATCAATTAGAAAG GTTGTGCAACCTTCTGGCCGCAAAGATCATCAACATGCAAGTGTGCCACATGGGGGTATTAGGTCAAATCTACCAGTGTGTACTTCTAACCGTCCAAGGCAGCTTGACAA TGTATCTAAAAAGCCGGATGAGTGCCGAGATGActtgtttaaatttagagctcgCCCATTGGATAAAAAG ATATTAGGAAGCAAAGGAGATATTGGTGTATTTCAAAGTTCTAAAAGGAATACAACAGTTCCTAAG GAATTTAAGTTGTCAACAAGTAATAAGGGCAAGCAGGCTCCATTATCTGAACTCTTTAATAAG TTTTTGCAGCTCACTTTAACTGCTGAAGCACACCGTCGTTTAGATCGACAGGCCGCTGATCTTCCAAATTATATTACCACCAAg GATTGCAAAGAGAACATGATCGGTAACATGCATTGCTAG
- the LOC102706207 gene encoding protein TPX2-like isoform X2: MDSDDEDMRDVSSTSSSSCGGGGGGDDGGFAEEPGDEGVMVMEVRWFEVDLEYEFDAPRWFDLAQEESPVEAAAAQLWFASAPSYPPSPLIAKMLPEDLGLQSLRSAVDINTVHCSKSSHECSSGSEQAMHQPNVPNGGPYKPNGRTPCYQFSADKRKPAFRTIGKGTISKGSTLMKPTASQLARQNRQLEVKNSTQSKKLVGVRSDRSTMSSNDCTYQASKRQRLERGHLNKIVATNQPELIHKNHEKNIMNSNSDHATVIPKLKITIPREPELATKLRAERSRILRAVPTNSKQLNTQRGQSTSMTQAASIRKVVQPSGRKDHQHASVPHGGIRSNLPVCTSNRPRQLDNVSKKPDECRDDLFKFRARPLDKKILGSKGDIGVFQSSKRNTTVPKEFKLSTSNKGKQAPLSELFNKLTLTAEAHRRLDRQAADLPNYITTKDCKENMIGNMHC, from the exons AtggacagcgacgacgaggataTGCGCGACGTCTcctcgacctcctcctcctcctgcggcggcggaggaggaggggatgaCGGGGGGTTCGCGGAGGAGCCGGGGGATGAGGGGGTCATGGTGATGGAGGTCAGGTGGTTCGAGGTTGACCTGGAGTACGAGTTCGACGCGCCCAGGTGGTTCGACCTCGCCCAGGAGGAGTcgccggtggaggcggcggcggcgcagctgtGGTTCGCTTCCGCGCCCAGCTACCCGCCCTCTC CCTTAATTGCTAAGATGTTGCCTGAAGATCTTGGGTTGCAAAGTTTAAGAAGCGCTGTGGATATAAATACGGTCCATTGCTCTAAATCCTCTCATGAATGTTCCAGTGGCTCTGAACAGGCAATGCATCAGCCAAATGTACCAAATGGAGGTCCCTACAAGCCCAATG GAAGGACACCCTGCTATCAATTTTCAGCGGACAAGAGGAAACCTGCCTTTCGAACTATTGGGAAAGGAACTATCTCAAAGGGGTCTACACTAATGAAGCCTACAGCTAGTCAATTAGCGAGGCAAAACAGACAACTTGAAGTGAAGAATTCCACACA AAGTAAAAAGTTGGTTGGCGTGAGAAGTGATAGAAGTACCATGAGCTCAAACGACTGCACCTACCAAGCTTCTAAAAGACAGAGACTAGAAAGAGGACATCTCAACAAG ATTGTTGCAACAAACCAACCCGAGTTGATCCATAAGAATCATGAAAAG AATATTATGAATAGTAACTCTGATCATGCGACCGTTATACCAAAATTGAAGATTACAATTCCTAGAGAACCTGAATTGGCAACAAAGCTAAGAGCAGAGAGGTCAAGGATTCTCAGAGCAGT GCCAACTAACTCAAAGCAGCTAAATACACAGCGTGGACAATCCACTTCTATGACGCAAGCGGCATCAATTAGAAAG GTTGTGCAACCTTCTGGCCGCAAAGATCATCAACATGCAAGTGTGCCACATGGGGGTATTAGGTCAAATCTACCAGTGTGTACTTCTAACCGTCCAAGGCAGCTTGACAA TGTATCTAAAAAGCCGGATGAGTGCCGAGATGActtgtttaaatttagagctcgCCCATTGGATAAAAAG ATATTAGGAAGCAAAGGAGATATTGGTGTATTTCAAAGTTCTAAAAGGAATACAACAGTTCCTAAG GAATTTAAGTTGTCAACAAGTAATAAGGGCAAGCAGGCTCCATTATCTGAACTCTTTAATAAG CTCACTTTAACTGCTGAAGCACACCGTCGTTTAGATCGACAGGCCGCTGATCTTCCAAATTATATTACCACCAAg GATTGCAAAGAGAACATGATCGGTAACATGCATTGCTAG
- the LOC102706485 gene encoding probable aminotransferase ACS12 — translation MRRSGDGGSSSTGKKTRKSKGAGSAATRPRADGGMRIVVPLQGVVQGRGGLVLGSLIPCALFYFFQLYIKRNRAATPPPAAAAAGSPTAAAAAVSPIHRSLSRGLLSPRAALPALSARGGAVRDDDSLYYAGLRRCAADLYHPTTNPSGIIQLGLAENYLSLDLVGRWMEKHAAKAASMAGGEDEEERELSIRGLAAYQPYDGILALKMALAEFMRQIMQESVSFDPSQMVITSGATPAMEILSFCLADPGNAFLVPSPYYPGWDRDIKWRTGIELIPVPCRSTDNFNISITALEIAYNQAKKRGIKVRGVLISNPNNPTGSFVPKQTLHDLLEFAAEKNIHLISDEVFAGSTYGSGKFVSVAEVVDDLEDFDKGRVHIIYGLSKDLSLAGFRVGVIYSYNESIVTAAAKIARFSSVSTPTQRLLVAMLSDQKFIADYLKINRERLRKMYNLFVSALNKVGIECFKSSGGFYCWADMSKFIRSYSEKGERKLWDRLLEEAKVNVTPGSSCHCIEPGWFRCCFTTLSEHDIPVILERLRRVTDSHKS, via the exons ATGAggcggagcggcgacggcggcagcagcagcacgggcaagaagacgaggaagaGCAAGGGCGCCGgttcggcggcgacgcggccgcgGGCGGACGGGGGGATGCGCATCGTGGTGCCGCTGCAGGGGGTGGTGCAGGGCCGCGGGGGGCTCGTGCTCGGCTCCCTCATCCCCTGCGCCCTCTTCTACTTCTTCCAGCTCTACATCAAGCGCAAccgcgccgccacgccgccgcccgccgccgccgcagccggatCCCCCACGGCCGCGGCTGCCGCGGTGTCGCCGATCCACCGCTCGCTCTCCCgcggcctcctctccccgcgcgccgcgctgccggccctctccgcccgcggcggcgccgtccgcgACGACGACTCGCTCTACTacgccggcctccgccgctgcgccgccgACCTCTACCACCCGACCACCAACCCCTCCGGCATCATCCAGCTCGGCCTCGCCGAGAACTAC CTGTCGCTGGATTTGGTTGGGAGATGGATGGAGAAGCacgcggcgaaggcggcaTCAATGGCGGGCGgagaagacgaggaggagagggagctcTCCATCAGGGGCCTCGCCGCGTACCAGCCGTACGACGGGATACTTGCCTTGAAGATG GCTCTTGCTGAATTTATGAGGCAAATCATGCAAGAATCAGTGTCCTTTGACCCATCTCAAATGGTTATAACCTCTGGTGCAACTCCTGCAATGGAAATACTGAGTTTCTGCCTTGCTGATCCAGGAAATGCATTTCTTGTTCCATCACCATACTACCCTGG GTGGGACAGGGACATAAAATGGCGCACTGGCATTGAGTTGATACCTGTTCCTTGCCGTAGCACTGACAACTTCAATATTAGTATCACTGCTCTAGAAATAGCCTACAATCAGGCAAAGAAGCGAGGAATAAAGGTTCGTGGGGTTCTCATATCCAACCCTAATAACCCTACTGGAAGCTTTGTACCGAAGCAAACACTGCACGATCTTCTAGAGTTTGCTGCAGAGAAGAACATCCACTTGATATCTGATGAAGTGTTTGCTGGCTCAACATACGGATCTGGAAAATTTGTGAGTGTGGCAGAGGTTGTTGATGATCTAGAAGATTTTGACAAAGGCAGGGTGCACATAATATATGGACTCTCGAAAGACCTTTCTCTTGCTGGTTTTCGAGTTGGAGTGATATATTCCTATAATGAAAGCATCGTGACCGCAGCTGCTAAGATTGCTAGATTCTCGTCAGTGTCAACTCCAACACAACGCCTGCTTGTTGCCATGCTCTCGGACCAAAAGTTTATTGCAGATTACCTAAAAATTAATAGAGAGAGATTGCGCAAGATGTACAATTTGTTTGTCAGTGCTCTGAATAAAGTGGGGATTGAGTGCTTCAAGAGCAGTGGAGGGTTCTATTGCTGGGCAGACATGAGCAAGTTCATCAGGTCTTACAGTGAGAAAGGCGAGCGCAAGCTTTGGGATAGGTTATTGGAGGAAGCAAAGGTCAATGTCACTCCAGGTTCATCTTGCCATTGCATCGAACCTGGGTGGTTCAGGTGTTGCTTCACGACATTGAGCGAACACGATATACCTGTCATACTGGAAAGGCTCAGGAGGGTTACAGATAGCCATAAATCGTAA
- the LOC102715945 gene encoding probable inactive peptidyl-prolyl cis-trans isomerase-like 6 isoform X1, which produces MQFFRPFRRIPYSAKISRNFWKNSESPTSHVPTPCSQENFVLGWPINSNPNTHARSTLQHARAHNTIAHHTRSREPGRRRRDAAAAAHRTDAGRTAARHVAAVPPPPAAAAPSAAPRGCAAGRRRSVRHRSAAAPQLLNVAASSVAATSLLGAVARRCSKPVAHRCSCWYSVHDTAVARLICRTTPPSLASTAPPLRSSDVSLLIYQLSWCLRSFFNEYYSNSSHVLRIVSGKFVIHRTAAQAHPEPPNRLRDFSTLLLAAETKQHLSPRHRRLAMSVTLHTNLGDIKCEVFCDQAPRTAENFLALCASGYYDGTIFHRNIKGFMIQGGDPTGTGKGGASIWGKKFADEFRESLKHNARGIMSMANSGPNTNGSQFFITYAKQPHLNGHYTVFAKVIHGFEVLDLMEKAQTGAADRPLAEIRLNRVTIHANPLAN; this is translated from the exons ATGCAATTTTTCCGACCGTTTCGTCGGATTCCGTATTCGGCGAAAATTTCTCGAAATTTCTGGAAAAATTCCGAAAGCCCAACAAGCCATGTCCCAACTCCTTGTTCACAGGAAAATTTCGTATTGGGCTGGCCCATTAACTCTAACCCTAACACGCATGCACGCAGCACGCTGCAGCACGCACGCGCGCACAACACAATTGCACACCACACACGGTCTCGCGAGCCAGGCAGGAGACGCcgagacgccgccgccgctgcacaCCGCACGGACGCGGGGCGCACCGCCGCCAGacacgtcgccgccgtgccaccaccgccggccgccgccgcgccgtctgCCGCTCCACGTggctgcgccgccggccgccgccgctccgtaCGCCATCGCTCAGCCGCTGCTCCGCAGCTCCTCAACGTGGCTGCGTCGTCGGTCGCCGCAACATCGCTACTCGGAGCCGTTGCCCGTCGCTGCTCGAAGCCGGTCGCCCATCGCTGCTCCTGCTGGTACTCCGTCCACGACACCGCCGTTGCTCGCCTGATCTGCAggaccacgccgccgtcgctcgcctcTACAGCGCCGCCTCTCCGCTCGTCTGAT GTTTCTTTGCTAATCTATCAACTCAGCTGGTGTCTCAGGAGCTTCTTCAACG AGTACTATTCAAATTCGTCACATGTGTTGCGAATTGTGAGTGGCAAATTCGTGATCCACAGAACGGCGGCCCAGGCCCATCCCGAACCACCAAATCGCCTTCGAGACTTTTCTACACTTCTTCTCGCCGCCGAAACCAAGCAACACCTCtcacctcgccaccgccgcctcgccatg TCGGTGACGCTGCACACGAACCTGGGGGACATAAAGTGCGAGGTGTTTTGCGACCAAGCGCCCCGAACGGCGGAGAACTTCCTGGCGCTGTGCGCGAGCGGGTACTACGACGGCACCATCTTCCACCGCAACATCAAGGGGTTCATGATCCAGGGCGGTGACCCGACGGGCACGGGGAAGGGCGGCGCGTCCATCTGGGGGAAGAAGTTCGCCGACGAGTTCCGGGAGTCGCTCAAGCACAACGCGAGGGGGATCATGTCGATGGCGAACAGCGGGCCCAACACCAACGGCAGCCAGTTCTTCATCACCTACGCCAAGCAGCCGCACCTCAACGGCCACTACACCGTCTTCGCCAAGGTCATCCATGGCTTCGAGGTGCTCGACCTCATGGAGAAGGCGCagaccggcgccgccgaccgccccCTCGCCGAGATCCGCCTCAACCGCGTCACCATCCACGCCAACCCTCTCGCCAACTAA
- the LOC102715945 gene encoding peptidyl-prolyl cis-trans isomerase CYP18-1 isoform X2 — MSVTLHTNLGDIKCEVFCDQAPRTAENFLALCASGYYDGTIFHRNIKGFMIQGGDPTGTGKGGASIWGKKFADEFRESLKHNARGIMSMANSGPNTNGSQFFITYAKQPHLNGHYTVFAKVIHGFEVLDLMEKAQTGAADRPLAEIRLNRVTIHANPLAN, encoded by the exons atg TCGGTGACGCTGCACACGAACCTGGGGGACATAAAGTGCGAGGTGTTTTGCGACCAAGCGCCCCGAACGGCGGAGAACTTCCTGGCGCTGTGCGCGAGCGGGTACTACGACGGCACCATCTTCCACCGCAACATCAAGGGGTTCATGATCCAGGGCGGTGACCCGACGGGCACGGGGAAGGGCGGCGCGTCCATCTGGGGGAAGAAGTTCGCCGACGAGTTCCGGGAGTCGCTCAAGCACAACGCGAGGGGGATCATGTCGATGGCGAACAGCGGGCCCAACACCAACGGCAGCCAGTTCTTCATCACCTACGCCAAGCAGCCGCACCTCAACGGCCACTACACCGTCTTCGCCAAGGTCATCCATGGCTTCGAGGTGCTCGACCTCATGGAGAAGGCGCagaccggcgccgccgaccgccccCTCGCCGAGATCCGCCTCAACCGCGTCACCATCCACGCCAACCCTCTCGCCAACTAA
- the LOC102716221 gene encoding barley B recombinant-like protein D, translating into MDNLGHRENGRQRPDQYKGLHTQWMMPQQRHLKDHQSMNLLALMNDRDNAIRERDHALAEKKAAIAERDMAFAQRDAAMAERNAAVVERDNALAALELARTNGLNMNNGNGFPQGSLNGSKNIHHHDQLSHAQSSPLQLADSPYDHAREMHISEAYPISTAPGSVGKAKRSKKNNSQASPLKRPSGVLRKTKKPSGDWKNVGMSGYGDDSAHASVMKNEWKDQDLGLNQVAFDESTMPAPACSCTGKLRQCYKWGNGGWQSSCCTMNISMYPLPVIPNKRHARMGGRKMSGGAFTKLLSRLAAEGHDLSTPVDLKDHWAKHGTNRYITIR; encoded by the exons ATGGACAACCTTGGCCATAGAGAAAATGGGAGGCAAAGGCCAGACCAATATAAAGGACTTCATACCCAG TGGATGATGCCCCAACAAAGGCATCTGAAGGACCATCAAAGTATGAATCTCCTGGCGCTCATGAATGATAGGGATAATGCTATCCGAGAAAGGGACCATGCTTTGGCTGAGAAAAAAGCTGCCATAGCTGAGCGAGATATGGCGTTTGCCCAGCGGGATGCTGCAATGGCTGAACGTAATGCTGCGGTTGTGGAAAGGGACAATGCCCTTGCTGCTCTTGAGCTGGCACGTACAAATGGATTGAACATGAATAACGGGAATGGATTTCCCCAAGGATCTCTTAACGGATCAAAGAACATCCACCATCATGACCAGCTTTCTCACGCTCAATCGTCACCATTGCAACTGGCAGATTCTCCTTACGATCATGCCAGAGAAATGCACATATCAGAAGCATACCCCATCTCAACAGCTCCAGGGAGTGTTGGAAAAGCAAAGAGATCAAAGAAGAATAATTCCCAAGCCTCTCCGTTGAAGAGGCCATCAGGTGTGCTCCGGAAAACCAAGAAACCATCAGGTGACTGGAAGAATGTTGGTATGTCTGGTTATGGAGATGATTCTGCTCATGCATCTGTTATGAAGAATGAGTGGAAGGACCAAGACCTTGGTCTGAATCAAGTCGCATTTGATGAGTCCACGATGCCGGCTCCTGCCTGTTCGTGCACAGGGAAGCTTCGCCAATGTTACAAGTGGGGGAATGGCGGATGGCAGTCATCATGCTGCACCATGAACATTTCCATGTATCCACTCCCAGTGATCCCGAACAAGCGGCATGCTCGCATGGGGGGGCGGAAAATGAGTGGCGGTGCCTTCACAAAGCTGCTGAGCCGGCTAGCGGCTGAAGGTCATGATCTCTCGACGCCGGTGGACCTCAAGGACCACTGGGCTAAGCACGGTACAAACCGGTACATTACCATCCGTTAG
- the LOC102716506 gene encoding histone H3.3: MARTKQTARKSTGGKAPRKQLATKAARKSAPTTGGVKKPHRYRPGTVALREIRKYQKSTELLIRKLPFQRLVREIAQDFKTDLRFQSHAVLALQEAAEAYLVGLFEDTNLCAIHAKRVTIMPKDIQLARRIRGERA; the protein is encoded by the exons ATGGCCCGTACCAAGCAGACCGCCCGCAAGTCAACCGGCGGCAAGGCCCCCAGGAAGCAGCTCGCCACCAAG GCGGCGAGGAAGTCGGCGCCGACCACCGGCGGAGTGAAGAAGCCCCACCGCTACAGGCCCGGGACGGTGGCGCTGCGTGAGATCCGCAAGTACCAGAAGAGCACGGAGCTCCTGATCCGAAAGCTCCCCTTCCAGCGCCTCGTCCGCGAGATCGCGCAGGACTTCAAGACCGACCTCCGCTTCCAGAGCCACGCCGTCCTCGCCCTCCAGGAGGCCGCTGAGGCCTACCTCGTGGGGCTCTTCGAGGACACCAACCTCTGCGCCATCCACGCCAAGCGCGTCACCATCATGCCCAAGGACATCCAGCTCGCCCGCCGCATCCGTGGCGAGCGCGCGTAA